Genomic segment of Eupeodes corollae chromosome 2, idEupCoro1.1, whole genome shotgun sequence:
TTTCGAGGGCTAAAATCGTAATTGCAATTCACTTATTATTCAATCAATTCCATTACCAGCAGCAATTACAACAACCCAGAGAGTACAAGTATATAGTTAGTAATCGTGTTCGGAATCCAAGGTTAAGAttgttaataataaagaaaataacaataattggcACAATTGTTAATATTGTTAGTACCTATTATAACAATGTTCTTATTCGTGTGTGGCGAAAAGGAAATAGTAGGCCATTAACACTGGTTGTGAATTTTGTGATCCGGAGAGATAGTGGACGGACGTTAATCTGATGTATGATGGTAATGAATCATGCATCTACTCTGTCTTCGCTATATAGGCACCGGTTCCGCTTtagaatttgaatattttttctaatttgaatTGGAACATTTGTATAGTGCAAACACATTTATTATATACCTGGCATTAGAATAGTTAAATGAAAGGAGAGATAAAAAAGTCTTTCATTTTGTACCCTGAGTCACTCTTTTTAGTCAAAGCCTATAatcggaaataaaaataatgtaatcaTGACAACGAAACTAACCACaagaatgttttcatttcagacCAAAACAAGAGTTCCGGAGTGTTAGCACCTAATAATTtgggatattcgaaaaaaaattatgccACATTAAGTGGTGATAAAAAATCCACTAGTCTTagcaatttaaatacatttgtgATAAGGCTTTTAATAACTAGTTTTAAATTCATGAAAAATTATACAAAGTGATTTCGTATGTCTATTAAGTAGCCATTCAAACGACTTAGATAATTTTAGATGTCTCAATTCTTCGGACGGAAGATGGTGGCGCAGAAGATGGATAGATATCAAGTTAGATGGCGTGTGAAATTCGAGAATCCTTTAAGGTATAGCTATCGACATGGTTGGAAAACGTTTGCGGACTACTCTGAACCCAACCGCCACCTCATGTAAGTAAAAACATTCGAATTTCTGAAAATGTTTGTGAGTATCTAATGAAAACTTCATCTCATTTTGTGTTTActtttatcaaatgtttttatGGCTGGCTATTTAGTAAACGTTGTTTTTTAGCGACTTAGAactttgaaatataataaaacaaattgactTGAAGTTTATAAACTATTCGGAAGATTATCCTTTGGTATTAGGTATAAGTAatctaaatattatttctagCTGGTTCGTGAGTTGCGAGAAATTGGCACCAAATTCACAGCACCGTTACCAAACTTTCTTTCCATAAATCAATTGTGACAGGAGCTGTGTGACAAGTTGCTTACGTCTTGTTTAATCTAAAGCTCTTGAACATCGTGGTTTTTCAATTGCTGAGCGAAAAAGTCGGTATTCTATAGCAATTATACTATTAACTCCAACGTTGTGGTAGCagcatttttaaagaagtacggaACAATTTTTTCACAACCTATAAAGCACACAAAATAGTAAGTTTTTGAGGATGTAGCGGTGAGGACTATCATCACTATTAATACGGGAGTTTTCCTGATTgaagtacatatataaattcatACAAAAGTGAGCTTCAGAGCTAAAAAAAAATCGCTTATGAAAATTGTCAATCTTGTTTTAAGAGCAGAActattatttatcaaaataaagttcTAGAGCTCTAAATACaccctttattttaaatgaataattgCGAAGTCTGAAAACATTTCAATCGTATTCTTCTAACAGGTGTTTATCTATTCTTATTTTACTTCCAATTATTACCAGGTAAGATATTGGTTACCGTTACAATAGATGTCTGAATTCATTGCCAttcattacatttcacactactcagcacataaatgtacagagtagagaacacagcaccttaagagagactagactatgtaaggtgataacagcacaatacattaatacaagacaaaaGAGAAGaataacagacagaaagaacatatgacaacagcacgcggtaagTTTCGAGACGGTCTCTAACCACGCTCACttatgcttgatttcggtgatcgatgggaaccgaagctttatcagtgactaggccgttgcctagGTCTGAATTCAATTTCTATATGGGCTACGGATACAGCATCTTGGAAGGAATGTACGTAATGTCCaaaagtagttcttgtcatgaaataaGCCGTTAAAAACTGTAGGACCCTGACATTCCTGACATAAGTCGCACACAGGAGTGgctggaagttaaaaatcaatagGTCCTGACACcacaaaatcaatttgaatttatttagttttaaggaCGAGAAAAAAATCGCTAAATGTTCATTGGTTTCACTCCTTTCAGTTCCTTTAATAAATTCTATCAGCCAAGATAGAACATTTCCTAAGAATAATTGAATAAAAGCAAACACGTTTTCCAAATCTCATAGGCCAACCACTTCAATGCTAACAACCCCGATATTTAAAGCAATCATCTTCTCACGCTTGTCACATCATAacctttaacaaaattaaatactttacaCTTTCAACTAATtccaatatatgtatgtagcaCTTTGCGTAATTATTTTGCCCCAATTACTAACGAACTTATACGAAATAgtcattaaatatttgtatgctcGTAAGAGTATGGTATGTACTTATATGAAACttctaaaaatgtaaacatacgTAATTGACATGACTGCTTTTGAGACTGGTATGGAAATAAATTTAGAATAACATTTTATATAGTCACATAAAATTGCGTGCGCTAAGAACATAAAGAACTCGCTCAAGATCTCTAGCCTTGTCCTTGTGAAATAGGAACTATTTCCGCTTCATATACGCGCGTACACAAAGAACTGTTCAGACGttatacatttatattattatcaaaTCAATTATTATACTGTCTCTTGTGGGATTGAATCTTGATTTATCAAATGACTTCAAAGAAGATCgcactacatacatatatgtacatagataaaatatctttttgctTTAGCAAACATTTTCTTATATAGGAACttgtattataatatatttttaattaataagacATAAAAGCTGTCAATAACAATTTCATGACATGGTGTAATAGAAGAAgtaggaaattaaaaaataattatcccGTATGAATTGATTTTTACCCATGACAATGAAACgctgataaaaacaaaaacaccattAACATCTACTAAGCCTATAATAATGTAGTAGCTTAAGTACCTACGACCCAGGCAGGTGTAGGAAAGTAGCGCTgctttaacaattttaacaatattttgtaataaaaatataaacaacatctAGATAAAAATAATTCCTCAACTAAATCACTGTAATTAATGTGCATTGCAAACTAATATAATAATTGAATTGCTATGCAAAATTTCTTTATATTACTTTTAATTGAAACATCACCATCATAAAAATCAACCTAAGCCATGTTTTTAAGATAGAATAAATGTACAATTCAAATTCcattcataaattaaaacacaataGATATTTATAAGGTATGTAAATAAATTCACACTTGATTctatattttaatatcaaatttttgcaaaaaacaactttttctctGAAGTTCAATTATGattgcttttaaaattcatGATATTGACAGGTGTTTCTAATATGAGTCAAACCACTTTATTGCCATTAAGTTAACACCCAGCTGGTTAGTAAcaatttataatgaaaattgTTCTGGAAACATTGCTGGATTAGGACTAAATTTTCTCCTAGTCCTGGTAAGCTctacacctttttttaaaattcagaacaGTTCTGATTGACTtgaaattctatattttttcaaagaaattgcaTAGATATTGCAAAAATATCTGAAATAATAAgcgttttcaactttttgatgatggtatttcaataatttcttagGAAGTCTTCTAAACAGTAAATCCACAACTGCCTCTGATTAGCAATGCTAATCACTGCAATGCTAACTGAGACAGTTGCATTAAATTAACGTTTAATTACAATACCCTTACCTCCCCTTAATACAAAAACTTGCTACTCTTTCAGAAGCATTACAGACATCTGGGGTATATTATTTAATCAACTAGTTTAGTATTATCAATAAATAGCGAGATGAAATGTTGAACGATGTGATCTTGTTAGGAGAAGTGGGAGGTCGAATTATGACAGCAGGCTAAGCTGTGCTGAGCTAGTACACCTGGCTGGGCTGGGTAATGGGTAGGGTAGGGTAGGGTAGGGTAGAGGAAGTATCTAGATAGAtgtagaacatttttattttcaaaagattgtAACGATGTGCGCCTTCTTGATTTAgtaatttgtgttttaacttGAAATGTTAATTTTCCAAACGTATGTATAAAATGagtcttaattattatttttattatgaatatattaaacaaaataatctgAAAGTAGTTATTGATGGATTTTCCAAAGGAATTGTATTTGTAGATATTATTAAAGCAAAGCAGGAGGCCGCGCTGCgctgtgttgttgttttttttattttattgtttgttggGACCTAACTCAAAACAAGCTTATTTATTACATTAGGAAAAACGTTGTTGTTTTAAGAACACCCATACGCCCAGAAGCAGCCGGATTTTCCTTGTTCTTTGGGAAATTGTATCAGatttctattaatttaaaataaatcatagcCAATAATGGACGTCCGGTATTGGAGAGCAGTGTATTTGTTTGTCAGTTCGATAACGCATTAAATCCACGATGGCTTCGTCAGATGAGAGTTATATAGTTTAGGAGCTACTATATGTTAAAAACTGTATAGATCATGTCTTCAAGAAGTCATCTACAGGGCTCCAATGCATTAAGTGGCTTAGATTTATTAACATTATgacttgtgtttattttttaacaaacggTGTCTTATTAATTTTCtcagtttgaatattttattattaaagctCATGTACCTAACTTTAGTCTgaggattttaaaaaagtttattgaaatttttaaagagcgatcgattcttcaattttttcagGAAGAAGTAAAATGTGATTTCAAAGGTACTGCTTTGTTAAGGAACTGGTTAGTTAAACAACTTTATTGGTTTTTCTAAAGTTTTGATAAAcacaaatttgctaaaaatgtaaaaagaaagCACACGTAGTTGTGATTTGCAGCCTAATTTGGATACTTGGTACACAATGTATAATGACCttggaaattgtttaaaaaataagttacttAGTTCAATAGATGTTGTTGCTAATTGTATCTTCGATCTTAAAACTagaccatttcttcagttactCAAGTTTGTTTTTGGGCGTGTTtgatattatgttttatttttcattgtcaCTTGTTCAAGTGCACTGTTTTTAATAAACGGCAATCAGTATTTATCTACTTCTCAAAATGATTAAGATTTTGAATTGGATGATAAATTGATAAgtacatatttagaaaattgctgaATTGCAAAATGTTAAGCCTTTGATTTACGgtggtttaaaattttgaactcatGTCCTTATTCCAATGGCTCGCATTTATCGCTGagcttaattatttaaaaaaaagtatacctCAAAAGAAATTATCTGCAATTGTCTAAAGCTTCTATAAACTTTTCACAAACTAAACTTccggaaaaaatttaaaacaagagcTTTTAATGATAAAAGAAGAATGAGCTTGTTTCGCTGAGTTAAGCTTAAAGTGCTTCAAAACGTTTATCCAAGGCAAAAACCatattgaatttcgaaaatcGAAAGATGAAGTTAATCGAAAAAGCTGGTTACCAGTTAGAGCttcttacatttaaaataattgaataaattttgtaaaacctttgtatatgaaaactactatagttttcatatacaaagacgAAACTAAGTAAAATTATCGGGATCGTAATTTtagtataaaagaaaattcatgtacaaaaataaacattacgtATATTTgctaaaatgttaagaaatttaaatataaacatatctttttatttgaacataCTTTcccgtaaaaaataaaacaaagaaaaacataatttatagatacacattttttaagagGTAGGAACTATGCATACGGTTTACAGTCTTTAGGCAAAGCACTATCGCTCTTCCCTCGATTATAAGGACGATGCCCTCCCAACATCCTTTCTAGCAgactttgttttgattttctcttTGATGACATCACTTCTTTGCAGATATCATAGAACACTTCAGCAACTAGGTTCACATGTTCAGCAGCAGATACTTCAGAGAACTTGCACTCATAGTCCTTGGCAAGGATTTCACCCTCATCAGAGCTCACCTGGCGCAAATGAACCAAATCATTTTTATTGGCCACCAGTTGCACCGGAATATCCGACTGCAAGTTTGATTTTACACGACGAATGTAGTTGAAGGAGTGTCGGTCTACAATTGAGTACACAAGGAGCAGGCCGTCGGCCCATTGAATTAGTTCTGAAGTATTTGGCATTTCGTTCTCGTTCTGCTTGAAAGAAATTGTTTAATGGTctatttcaaaacataaaacatacgCAAAGCAAAGCACATGTATGTATACCTACTCGTAGCATATACATAGAGTCAAAACAACCCTATAAAGGACACTTACCTTTGGACATGTGTCTAGGATCTCAAAGAGGACCGGTTCCCCGTCAACTAAGGCTTCGTGTTTATATCGATTTTCTACGGGGTGAAATATgaagtgatttattttgttttactttaaattatgtGCATATGAATGGTTTCATAGAAATTATAGACGAGTTGTTGTTCTATTACCTGCTTCATGAGCATATTCGCCTAtgtatcgttttgttaagaatcgAACTATTAACGCTAGAAGAGAAAAAACGATCCAAATGTAATTATTATGTAATATATTATTGATCGCAATAATTACTTCAgactgtcaaaaattaaaaaaaattaatagttttaaaaatattagaaaaaaatacgtgtactttaaaaaatataaaaataatttgccaTTAGGTTTAATAAATGGCTTTCCAGTAAGAATTTTTACCTTAAATAATCCGCTACTTGGTTAGCTGCCAATTTTGaagcttttaatattttaagattcgacAAGTAAACAGTAATGCAATGCTCAAAATGTTGTACACGCTGCAACAAcacattgacatttttaaaacttacttcTAAAATGGTGAAACTAGCAGCAGCAGTAAAACGGGtggacaaatttttaaatgttttcggacaagttagtttttgagattggacctcatttatttaaaaagggaAGCTGGTGTATGCAACAACCGAAGAAACAATTTCAATTGTTCAAGAAACTTTTTCTGTTcgtgttatttctcgaagaCGCGATCAAAATTGATTAAACACCTTTAGCATTTTTGTAAGCCACTTAAAAGACAAGGGTTAGGGCTGTTTTATACAATCGACTAAAGACCTTATTCAAGAACATGTGTAAATTGTGAATtagtcatggaaaatttcataaaaagaatatGGTGCTGTAAACATTGTCAATAATGTTACCTCTCATTACtcgttttaaaatatcaaaataagacttATTACTGGAAAACCCTTTTTACAACGTATAACTTCATTCCAAGAACTTGTAACGATAAGActtcatattttgtatatacctaATGATACTTCCTAttctataatttaacaaatgaaaattattaactAATTactttgaacaaaaagaaacgtACATAATTTTGTCTGAAACGATAAACATCCTAACAACTTATAATAATTGTTCAACGTAGACAAAAAGACCGCTTTCCAagtcaatatacatacataataagaCGTACAAATATCAACACACatgcatataaaataaaaaaaatgaaacaaatatatttttactgtATCAAATTTTGGGTAAAGTTGCAATTGCATGCCGCATCCATCCATGCGGAAGCGGATACCATGCTGACTGAGGAACCCGTATAATAAAGTTCAAGGCAGATCACGAAAAcacttttttgaataagtttaaattactCAGTATTATAGTTCCTATATCTTAAAATTATGAATCGTAAATTCCCTCGAAATAAAAGTCAAAGCTCAACAGGTGATGCTTTTAGAAATAGTTGCTTTGTTTACATAAGGACGCTGATATTTTGTTCACCTTTCGAAAACAGTGTTTATGATCTTACCGGTTTTTCCAACACCCGGTGCTCCAACAACGGCGATCTTCAACTCGGACAGCGATGACTTTTTCCTCCGGATTCGTGTGGTCATATTAAGTGCCTCTAAGCTAAAATAAATCACCAAAAACTTGCACTTCTGATAGCAATGTGTAGATAATTCAAGAAATATTTACAGACAGTTTTTAAGAGGTAAATTACTCTGAGCTATTTGTaacattcttcaaaaataaagtataaattaTTGTTCTTCAAAAAGTATGAACGTTTTGATTTGGTTGATGAGCACACGAGCAGGAGGTTTGAATATAGTTTTCGGTTTGATTTCACAATGGGAAAGAAATTTCGAatttcttgtattttgttttgttcttaaagaatttattcttttttatcaaCTGACGTATTTTATTTGGCACATGTCTCTTTCTTAGATAATAAAACTCAAGGAACGTATTTTCAACAACTTGTGCGATCAGTCGTTCATTTGCACCGatagttgaattgtttgaattGATCAACGGAATGGTGAAGAATCTCCTTATTAATATCTCACCgataaatatttgattatttcaaaaatagattttcgaaaagTTCTTCTCGGGGAAgcagaaaccaacaaacaaaacggTTTTAGTGCACTATTGTTTCTGATCTGTGACACAGTCTTTTAGCTCTAGCTAGCTTTTGCTGCTAACCCACACGCTACTTCGTaccaaactaatttttgtttacaagttTTTGGCGTTGCTTTCAAAATAAAGAGGCGTTTTCGAAGGCGCGATAGTGTGTGAGATATTCATATAGAAGCAGAGACAGTGAGAGAAAGAGATTGCGAGATTTGTAAGGAAACGttcaaaattgattgatttatacGTGGATGTATCACATACGGGCCGGAGATTTTAGTGCGTGGAAAATGTTTGCTTAGCAGCCAGTGCCAATAAGTTGAGATTCCACGAGTGCgaagatactttttttaaacggGATTTTTAAAATCAGGTAAAGGTCGTACTCGGATTGTGGACGCCACGCGCACTGCTAGAAGCGACTAATTAAATAATCAGTCTGAGAATTTGTAGAATGTCCCTTGCACAAATAAAACAGATAGTGAGAGATTTAAAGATTCGATTCAAAGTGGCAGAAACGATGGTTTTTAGATATTGCACCAAGGAAGAGAATGTTTGTGATCTCAAGCAATGTAGAGGCATGTATAAACCTACATACTTTtgtgtataataaaattaaattctgtaAATAGAATGTTCGAATGTGAAACACATGTTGCTTGTTTggattttcaatttagtttataAGTGTGTTAACGGCTACGACATACGTTTGCGAGTCATCGAGTCGGATTTTTTCGAAACGCACAATGGAAaccatttgtatttgttttaagttttgaaaattaagaaaaatattcaaatacacTTACATATATATCTTTAGTATATGTATTGGAAGTTCAATTTGTGATTTTAATCTTGTGACAACAGATTGCTTAAGCTCACTTTGTACTATAGCAAAAATGTAGGGTCTTAGCAAAAGTATTAGgttttaagcttttaatttcgttttgtGGTGTAAATTTCCCAATCTATTGCTGgccatacatttaattttgatgaaTTATCCTTAAGTTAAGAGAACCGACCATTACGGCAATTATGCAGCGCTAAAGGAAATTATTCTGGTTGTGTTAAGGATGGGGTCAATgttctaaacttttttttttgtagagtaGAGTCTAGAATGTTGATGTCAAAGCAAATTCCAATAGAAATATAGtttgttatattaaaaaattttcgATATTATTCACGTTAATAATGTTTAAAGAAGAGAAAACAATTCCATTCGTGATATCCCCCAAACAtgacacaaattttgaataaattttcttaGGCTGAAACAAGTAAAACTgtgaaggaaaaaaagaactaTGCAAGAATTTTCtagttttaaattcattagGTCATATTCATAGTTCCTTGGTAAGGTCTGATTTTATCTTTGCCAAAATTAACTTCAGTTTATGTTGTTCATAGACAATTTTAACCtattttaaaacgataatctggagtctaaaaataaacccAAAGGAACCTACGTTTAAGCTGTTTCTAAAtctgtgaaacgtcaaaaataaacaaactgattgagtaagttaagttatgacacattttattcgaaaatttaaaaacaaaaattaaaacgtcAAATGACTTGAGAATACATGTAtcaatgttttgatattttactggatgttggaatgctaccaactaacaaaaaacgaaagctctatTTACCCCAATGGGACccctttgaaatagatgaagacGATTTGTATGAATTGTATCGaatcgagaaaaaaaaaactgtcaagtttatgattgacctttaaaatattatacatacatacatatgtatgtatgtaggtcgaaattcaatgaaatgtttGCTTATATCTGCGTGCTTTCAAGTCTTAAAACCACCAGCCTGACTTCATAAacagcaaacaaacaaatttaaagggtttcaaagattttggctCTCCAGctaatgcaatttattttgttaccttCTACAAGctattttgtataggtttaagtaaaattttttcaaaattgtagtagaatatgcCTTAAACCTGTTTCTTACTAAACAGAGGTggcaaattctttatgaatagcaGCTGTGTCTAACCCACATGTTAAATTTGGGCTCCAGTTCAAATAGACTCgagtttaaaatatgactatgaatatTCCACATTAACTCTcagttaaaacttaaacttaaacttaaacttaaacttaaacttaaacttaaacttaaacttcaacttcaacttcaacttcaacttaaacttaaacttaaacttaaacttaaacttaaacctaaacttaaacttaaacttaaacttaaacttaaacttaaacttaaacttaaacttaaacttaaacttaaacttaaacttaaacttaaacttaaacttaaacttaaacttaaacttaaacttaaacttaaacttaaacttaaacttaaacttaaacttaaacttaaacttaaacttaaacttaaacttaaacttaaacttaaacttaaacttaaacttaaacttaaacttaaacttaaacttaaacttaaacttaaacttaaacttaaacttaaacttaaacttaaacttaaacttaaacttaaacttaaacttaaacttaaacttaaacttaaacttaaacttaaacttaaacttaaacttaaacttaaacttaaacttaaacttaaacttaaacttaaacttaaacttaaacttaaacttaaacttaaacttaaacttaaacttaaacttaaacttaaacttaaacttaaacttaaacttaaacttaaacttaaacttaaacttaaacttaaacttaaacttaaacttaaacttaaacttaaacttaaacttaaacttaaacttaaacttaaacttaaacttaaacttaaacttaaacttaaacttaaacttaaacttaaacttaaacttaaacttaaacttaaacttaaacttaaacttcggttatttttgattttgaagtccgaaaaaagttagtttacttataaacagttaaaaataaatgtagatgtttttttcatttatttatgtatatataccttttatattttttatgtagTACTGTTAGCAtatttttggattgaattttgtGATTGAAAAAGACTCATCCTTCCAAAACACAGATAACTacgaaaacaaaactattgaataattttcctcctacatatatatttcagtttgtaacaaaaataaattatgtgtctTTCATCACGACCGACGGAAAATAAATCACATAACCGTTACATCAACTTCTGTATTATAAATCTATTTTCAGTTGCATATTTTTAGGCATTTTGAGGATGTTAACTCACTCTCGCATGAAACATTGAAAACACAAGCAATGTTAAGCAAGACACAAGCGTCAAGCGAGAAGCGAGGGCGCCTTTTTCTTTGTTTCCTTTTCCTATTCACCTTCTCCACACCATGttgagaaaatcaaaataaaacaagctaAAATAA
This window contains:
- the LOC129944242 gene encoding ras-related and estrogen-regulated growth inhibitor isoform X1, encoding MLQIAQSNLPLKNCLLEALNMTTRIRRKKSSLSELKIAVVGAPGVGKTALIVRFLTKRYIGEYAHEAENRYKHEALVDGEPVLFEILDTCPKNENEMPNTSELIQWADGLLLVYSIVDRHSFNYIRRVKSNLQSDIPVQLVANKNDLVHLRQVSSDEGEILAKDYECKFSEVSAAEHVNLVAEVFYDICKEVMSSKRKSKQSLLERMLGGHRPYNRGKSDSALPKDCKPYA
- the LOC129944242 gene encoding ras-related and estrogen-regulated growth inhibitor isoform X2, giving the protein MTTRIRRKKSSLSELKIAVVGAPGVGKTALIVRFLTKRYIGEYAHEAENRYKHEALVDGEPVLFEILDTCPKNENEMPNTSELIQWADGLLLVYSIVDRHSFNYIRRVKSNLQSDIPVQLVANKNDLVHLRQVSSDEGEILAKDYECKFSEVSAAEHVNLVAEVFYDICKEVMSSKRKSKQSLLERMLGGHRPYNRGKSDSALPKDCKPYA